The Moorella glycerini genomic interval TTTTAAATAAGCCGGAGATGCCGATAACTAAAACTATTAAACCAGCGATAAGAATTGCGCCCAGGACATCGTTTAAGGGATAACGAGTGAGGGCGTTGCCAATGAGTACAATGGCGGGAATGGAAAAGGCCACGTAAATGGGCTGGCGATAATACAGTGACATCAAGATCGTAAAAAGGCCTCCCACCAGAAAGCAAACAGCCAGCCAGGATATAGCTATATTATTGGGAAGCCCGGCTTCAGCAGCAGCCTTTAAAAGAATAAAGATAGGCCCTTCGCCAAATAGTACGGCAGCTATTGCAGCACCAATGACGGAGGGAGTTGTATATTTGCTTAACTGGAGCAAAGAAGCAGTTAGACCTTCGCCTTTTTCTATTTTAAACATTGTTTTTCCCTTCCTTAATTAATTTATTTTTTAGCCAGGAACTAGCGTTACTCATCCGGCAAATTAAGGGGTTCACCTGCCCGGGGTTATTCCCGGGCAGGTAAATTTATTGAAAACAAAGACGCGCAGTATTTCTCAGTTGTAACGCAAGCGCTAAGAGACACATCAAAGTTCATTAACCAGAGTACTTTTTATTGATCTCAGCCCATCTACGGCCGGCTTCCCTGGCCCCTTCCAGGTAATCTTGGGGGACATGATGATATGGCGGCCTTGCGGGGCCGGCTTCTACCAGCCCGGCAGCATCAAATCTAGCCTTTTCCAACGGTATGTTATATAGTGAAAAGAGTTTGAAACTGCCGTGAGGGAAAAGCGTTTTATAGGTATATCTTATATCTCGCGTAATTTCGAGAGCATATGCATCATCACCGGATTCGATAGCCTTTTTTAAGGCCCGGAGAACAGCCATCCCACAATTCCCGCTGCCGGTCCAGCAGGCCGGGGCTTTTTCTCCCACCCATTTCCTGGCATAATACCAGTCTGAATCTAAAGGTAACAGTCGAATACTATCGCCGCATGCTTCTACATCATCCAGATACTGAGGCCCTATAGCAATATATTTAGAAGCTATAATATTGGGTATACCAGCCAGCCTGCTGTAAACCCGTGGCGAGAGTTTTCCCTTAAAAGCCTCAGGGTTATCGTAAATGATTAAAGGTGTATCAGGAAGGGCCGTAGCAATATCACTGTAGAACCCCACAATAGTATTATCATCGCATTCACACCACATAGGTCTGCCAAGAAACAAACCTGTGGCTCCCATCTCCCTAAAGAGCTTCCCGCGACGTATAGTATCCCGGGTGTTTAAAGTTGTGGCCCCGGCAAAAACAGGCACCCTACCTCCGGCCGTTTCTATAACTTTGGCTACAAAAGCGATATGTTCCTTTTCTGTTAGAGTAGCTCCCTCGCCGAAGGTTCCATTGGTAAGAATAGCATCTACACCCTCATCGATCAACATATTAACGAGCTTATATGTTGCCTCATAATTTACTGTATCGTCTGCATCAATATGATGGGCATTAGGAGTGGCTGGAGTTGGAATAATATTGTAGATACCACGAACATCCTGGGCGGAGAACTTTAACCCCATGGCTATCCCCTCCAATAGTAAAAATGACATGCTAGCATGTTAGTTAAATTCTAAGCTAGATAAAATTATTTGTCAATCCTTTTAGCTGCTTTTTGGGGCACCGTAAAAAAATTTCTTGTTAAGGAGGCACTCTTTAATGTATTTTATATTTAAGGGTGGGTTGAACCATGCAGGAATAAGAAGGAAAGGGGTAACAAATATTTAACCATGGCAGATAATCGTAGTGAACTGGCATATAATAAGATTAAGGAATTTCTTTTGAGCGGTGTAATAAAACCCGGGCAAAAGTTTTCGGCTTATGAACTTTCCCGTAAATTAGGTATAAGCAGGACACCGATTACTTTGGCTTTAAAAAAACTTGAACAGGAAAAGGTAGTGGATATTATTCCCCAGGTGGGATGTGTATTTAAATATCCGGACCCCCAAGAAGCCAGGGAGGATTTTTTAATACGAGCTATTCTGGAAGGTTTTGCTGCTGAAATGGCTACAGTTCATGCCAACAAAAAGGAAATTGGGGAATTAAGAAGAATTTTTAATAATAGTATCGCCTGTGTCAGCAGTAATGATAGAGTGGCCTATGCTGCTAGTAACAGAGCTTTTCACTTAAAGATAGTACAGCTATCCCAAATGCCCCGGCTGGAAGAACTGATAAAAAATTTCTGGGCTACAACGGGTTACTTTGCAGCAAGCATTGATTTTCTTTCCCAGAGAATGGAATTATCAGTGCAAGAACATGGCGAAATATTACGGGCTATAGAAGAAAAGGAAGCGACCAGAGCACGTTACCTTGTCGAAAGTCATTTGCGGCAATGTACTGATGCTTTCTGTAAAATGCTTCTCACTGTTAAAACGGCGCCAGGTTCAAACCCTGAATAAGCAGGCTGTTTTCGTGAGCAAAGCACAGTATACCACGAGTATAACTCCTTGTCCTTACAGGGCAGGGAGTTTTAATTTTTACCGGTTGTTTTGGCAAGTTATTGCCAGGTATCAGGGAAAAGTGGACGAGTATCAAGAAACCTACCAGCCGGACATAATTTTTATTTCCAACGCAAGGCTGGCAATTATCGAAGAGAAGCGCAGCCTCTGACCCCCTGTTTAACCTCCTGTTTAAAGTATTATGTCAGGTGGCAACTCCAGACCACCGGCTCCCGGAGGGAAGGACCCGTTGATTTGCAGGAAGACGAGGACGCGATAATTATCCATGCAGTACCAGGCATGTAGACAAAAATAAACAAGATGTAAACCAAAGTGAACATCATCAGGGCCAAGGACTATAAATATTGAATGTTTTTACTTTGGCATGTAATTTGCTATAAAATAGAAGCAGGGAAAAGAAGCGTTGTGTTGAAATATATGAATCGGAAGTTAAAATATTTTGTATTCCACACCATTTTAAGGGAGTAGTTGCCAATGAGAGTTAGAGTGGGTTTCTTATCCTTATGCCTGCAGATTACCGCCGTGGTACGTAATATTAGTTCAGAGCTTCCGGAAGTGGAGGTAGTAATTGAGGAAGCAGATCCCCTCGATGACCAGGCCCCGCTTGAAGCGGCTAAAAGGTTAGAACAATGCTGCGATATTATTATTACCCGCGGTGGTACACGTTCGCAAATTATGTCTAGAATTGCAGTTCCTGTTATTGAGCTTCCCTATACCTATGCCGACGTGTTAAACGCCCTTTATCAAGCCAGGGATAAAGGGAAACATATCATGCTTATCCTGCATCGTTCCCAGGACCATGACCTGGGACCCTGGCCCGGGGTTTTGGGTATAACGATTACTAAAGTACTGGTTAATTACCGCCAGGAAATCCGGGCGGCGGTGAGAAAAGCCAAAGAGCTGGGCGCTGTTGTAGTGGGTGGCAACCTGCCGGTGGAATACGCTTCTTCCTTAAATATAGCTTCCCATTTAATACTTTCTGAACGCGAAACCATTCTCCAGTCCCTGCAAAAAGCCATCGAAATCGTCAAAGCCACCCACAAAGAGAAAGAGCGGGCTGCCCGGCTGCAGGCCCTCCTCGACTTCGCCCACGAAGGCATAATCTTCCTGGAAGGCAACAACGCAGTAGCCCATGTCAACAGCGCCGCCACGGAAATCTTAAAAATACCCCGCGAACAACTTATGGGCAGGAAAATAACTGAAGTTTTAAAAACCAGTTCCGATAGTTTGGAAGCAATTCTCAACGGCCAGGTCGACAGCCCCCTCACCGGCAAACTACTCAAACTGGACAGCCTCTCCATCATGGCCAACATCGTCCCCGTGCGGGTGGGTACCCAGACCGCCGGCACGGTAGTCACCTTCTTTGAAGCCGCCCGCCTCCGGAACCTCGAACACAACTTCCGCCGCCAGCTGGCCCGGCGGGCCATGACGGCCCGGTTTACCCTGGACGACATCATCGGCCGGAGCAAAGCCATAGCCGCCGTCAAACAGCAGGCCGCCGTCTTTGCCGCCACCGACTCCACCGTGGCCATCTACGGCGAGAGCGGCGTCGGCAAAGAACTCTTTGCCCAGAGCATCCACAATTTGAGCAGCCGCAAAAACGGGCCCTTTGTGGCCATCAACTGCTCGGCCCTGCCCAAAGAACTCATGGAGAGCGAGCTCTTCGGCTACGAAGAAGGCGCCTTCACCGGGGCCAAAAAAGGCGGCAAAGAAGGCCTGTTTGAACTCGCCCACGGCGGCACCCTCTTTTTAGACGAGATCGGCACCATGCCCTTAGAACTGCAGAGCAAGATCTTAAGGGTGCTCCAGGAAAAAGAAGTCACCCGGCTGGGGGGCAACAGCCTGATACCCGTAGACGTACGCATCATTGTCGCCACCAACCGCGACCTCAAAGAAGCGGTACGGCAGGGAGAGTTCCGGCAGGACCTGTACTTCCGGCTCAACGTGCTGCCCTTATATATACCTCCCTTAAGGGAGCGGCCTGAAGACATCCCCCTGCTCTTCGAACACTTTGCGCGCACCTTCAGCCGCCGGCTGGGGCGGCGCCTCAACCTGGACAACCTGCATAACGTCCATCTGCTCCAGGAATACTACTGGCCCGGCAACGTGCGGGAACTGGTAAACTTCTGCGAACGCTTTGTAGCCCTGGCCGGCCAGCAGGGCGACCAGGACGAACTTTTAAAACAGCTGCTGCAGGAAAGCAGGCAGGAATTCAACCCCGGCCACGGGTTAAACCTGCTGGAGAAGGGCAGGTGGAAAGAAACCTGGCAGGAGCTGGAGAAGAACCTGCTGGAGCAGGTGCTGGCCGAGAGCGGCATGACCAAAACCGCCCTGGCCCGGTCCCTGGGGATCAGCCGGACGGCCCTCTGGAAAAAATTAAAGGAAAAAGTGCCGGAAACGTAAACTTTAAACAACAGGGCGTTCATATATAACAACAAAAAGTTATAGGCCAGCAAAAAAATGCTTTGATTTTTCCCGGTGGGGACAAGGCATGATTCTTGCTAGGAAGTTAACACAGATGTTAAATTAAAAAAGTAAACAAGGGCAGGGGGTGATAAATGTTTAAAATATATGGACTAATTCTGAAGGTAAAATATAGGGGGGTTGCCGGGAAAAAAGGAAGCCTGCCAAAATGGTTGAAAACTAATAACCGGCAAAATAAAAAATTAAAGGGGAAACGAGGATGAAACTGCTTAAATTTTTTCAGACAATAAGCGGTATCTGCCATTTGCTTGGCGCCATTATTCTGGTATTCGAGTTTTTGGCAATTGTGGCCAATGTTGTCGTCCGGGCTGCCGGGAATTCTATGGTGTGGGTGGAGGAGGTCACCGGTTATGCAACCGTATGGGCGATTTACCTTGGCCTGGCTTATACGCTGCATGAAGGGAAACACGTGAAAGTAGAACTGATAACGGAAAAGTTACCCCCCCTGGGGAAGAAAGTATTCCAAATAATAGGGGCCGTGGCCAATATTATTTTTAGCGTAATTATAGCCTGGAAAGCTATTGAGCTCATCCAGGTGGCCTGGCAGACGCAACGGCTGACCCCGCTTTTGAGTTGGCCCGTTTACCCGCTGATGCTGGTCCTACCCTTAGGCATGATCTTATTTGCCCTGGTTGCACTTAGCGAAGGGGTGGCGGCAGTAATGCTTCCTGAAGGCAAATGGAAGGCTGAAGAAACAGAGCTAGATGAAGGTTTTGAGCTTTAGGAAGAGCCAGGGGAGATTATAAACCTCTCAGGTAAATTCTATAGGGGGACAGAAAATGATTATTGCTGCTACAGTAATAATATTGATTATCTTTTTGCTGTTAGGCATAGAGATAGGCACTGCCATGGGCCTCACCGGTATGGCATTGTTGTATCACATGTATGGCAATGGGGCGTTGTCGGTAGCCGCCAAGGTGATGTTCGATTCTTTGAATGATATGACTCTGCTGACAATCCCCCTCTTTGTCCTCATGGGGGCGATCATGATGAAAGGGGGCATAGGCGATGAAATATTCAAGTTCTTCGATAGTTTGGCGGGGCACCTGCCGGGGGGCGCGGGCATAGCCACCGTACTCTCGTGCTCTGTACTGGCAGCCATGTGCGGTAGCAGTGTGGGCATTACGGCTGCCATTGGCGCCATGGCTGTTGACAATTTGCGTAAACGGGGCTATAACCTGGAACTGAGTTTGGGATTGCCATCTTCTGCCGGGGGGCTGGGGGCGCTTATGCCGGCCAGCGTGGGAGCGATTCTATATGCTTCTATTACTGATGTATCGGTAGGACAGATGCTGATGGCCGGCCTGATCCCGGCGTTAGTTATAGTAGTGCTGTTTTCTGTCTATACCGTTTGGGCTTTTAACCACAGCGAGAATAAATCACTCGGGGAAAAACATACCTGGGCCGAACGCTGGCAGGCCTTCAAGAGGGCTTTCTGGGGTCTTACCGTTCCTGTTCTTCTGCTGGTGGGTATTTATGGCGGTTTCGCTACCGTGACGGAAATAGCCGCCGTCGCCTGCTTCTGGAGCCTGATTATTACCATGTTTATTTACCGGCGCCTCACATGGAAAGACCTGCTGCCCACTTTTCGCTGGGGGTTGAGTGTGGCGGCCATGGTGATGTACTTGATTGCCACTTCCCTTTTACTTAGTAACGCCATCACCCAACTGGGCGTACCGGAAATGATCCGAGCATTCTTTGTCAACAACAATATACCGCTATGGGGTTTTCTAATTATTACCATGGTCTATTTAGTAATCCTCGGCACTGCTCTGGAAGGGGCTTCCATGCTGTTACTTACCATGCCGGTATTAACGCCGGTCTTGCATGCTTATAACTACAATCTCATTGCTTATGGGGTTCTGTTTTTGATTAACGTTGAATTGAGCTTGCTATCACCACCGGTGGGGCTTACCGTCCAGACAGTAGAGCGTATCGCCAAGAGTTTGCGCTTGCCGATCACCTCTACCACTGCCTGGAAAGGATGTATACCATTTTTCATCCTTTATACAGTTGCCATGATCCTGGTGGCAGTCTTCCCGCAACTGGCATTGTGGCTGCCAAGTACAATGAAGTAGTCCCTGCGGGATATCTAGCCGGCGCAAAATTGTTGTATGCCTTAACTTTGTAGCGTAACCATTTTACAACTTACCGGGAGGGGTGGTACAATCGCAAACCCAATATTAAAAAGTCCGGGATGCAGAGGGTGGCAGAAAAATAAATACGAAAGGAGCGATACTTGCTAAAATCACCGGGCCATGATTGCAAGGACAAGTATAAGGTGAAAACACACCACGCCGAAAATTATTAACAGCCAGGGAGGTACAGTTTAATGAAAAAGATCGGCAAATATTTTGCGTTTGTTGCTTTGTTGTCGATACTGCTGCTTCTTGCTTTAACCGGTTGTGGCGGGCAACCTGCAGGCGATAAAGGTTCAACCGGCAAGGAAGCCCAAACGAAGAAAGCGGTAATCCGTTTTAGCCATGCTTTACCCGAGCACCATTATATTTCCAACCAGTTTAAAGCCTGGGCCGATCTGGTCATGCAGAAGGCCAATGGCACCCTGGAAGTCCAGATTTACCCGTCAGCCCAGTTGTATAAAGATCCCGATGTTTACGAAGCGATCATGACCGGCGGTATTGAAAGCGGGCATTTGTACAACTTCAATCATACACGATATGTGCCCGAGGCTTCAGCCATGGTGGCATGGTATTTATGGAATACAACAGAAGAAGCTTATCAAGTAGGCATTAAAGGTCCCTTGCGGGCCAAAATAGATGCGGAAATGGAAAAGAAGGGTATTAAAACCCTGGCCTGGCTACCGTGGCATTTAGAAGACTTTGCTTTTATAACCACCAAAGAGGTTAAAGTTCCCGCCGATATGAAGGGACTGACGATACGGGCTAACATGCCCGAGGATGTAGCCTGGTATCAAAAGTGGGGAGCCAATCCTTCTAATATAAGTGGCTCCGAGCTCTACATGGCCCTGCAGCGCGGGGTAATCCAGGGGGCCAATGCTACTGTGGCAACATCGGTGGAGCGTAAACTCTATGAGGTAGCGCCTTACGCTGTGCTGGTACCTTTTTGGGATACAATGTCTATAATCGGGATTAACAAGAGCTTTTTCGACAAGCTGGCTCCGGAACAGCAAAAGGCCCTGGTAGATGCAGGTAAAGAGGTGGAAGGCAAGAGCGTGGCTGCCGCCATGAAGGACTATGAAGAGATCATGAAGAGGGCGCAGGAACTGGGGATAAAGGTTTACAAGCCGACGCCGGAAGAAATGAAGCTTTGGCAAGCAGGCAAGGACGAGATACGCCAGCAAGTGTTTAAGGATAAGCCCCAGGTCCTGGAGGAGATCAAAAAGCTCGAGCAGCAACTGGCCACCTACAGGCAGAAGAAATAGCTTTATTGACCTCGGGAAGTCCTTCTTACTAAAGAAGGACTTCCCTGTTGAAGTGGCTCTGCTCACCCCGCCGGTGGGGTTAAACCTCTGCGCCATCGACGGCGTGGCCAGGGGTGTGGGATTTCCCAGCACCCTGGCCCTGGTTATCCGGGGCAGCTGGCCCTTTATGGTGTTCTATGGGCTGGTTATGATTCTGGTAGGTCTTTTCCCCAAACTGGCCCTCTGGATACCGTCGCACATGATGCAGTAAAGAAGGCTAAACGGTGGCCTTTGCCTCATCTTCCGCACCCTTGCGAGGAGCCAAAAATGATTTTTGGGGTTAGCTAATCAAAAAAATTTTCGGAAAGGCTTGACAAGGCTCTTCCATATCTGGGCAGGTGGGGAAGACTAATCTGCCTTAGCTAGATATATAGATACAGATTAATTGACGAGGTCTTTTGGAGGTGGACAAGCTTAAATGGGAGAGGCGTTAACATATGTGGGCTCCTTCCTATGGGCTGTGCTGGCCATAGTGATAATAGACCTGGCTCTATCAGGGGATAATGCTGCCGTGATCGGCCTGGCTATAAAGGATCTCCCGGTAGAACAAAGGAAGACAGCGGCAGTTATAGGGGCGGGTGGAGCCGTTGTACTGCGCGTGGTTTTTACAGTTATAGCTACATTGCTTCTAAAGATACGCTATCTCAGCGCCATCGGTGGAGTTATCCTGCTTTTTATCACCTGGAAGTTAATTAAGCAGGAAGAAGAGGAAGAAAAGGAAGAAAAGGTGGCTTCGAATACGCTCTTCTGGAACGCGGTGGCTACGATAATTGTGGCTGACCTTTCAATGGCTTTTGACAACGTTATGGGAGTGGCAGGAGCGGCTCATGGAAATGTCGGGCTGGTTATATTTGGGCTGGCGTTGAGCATACCCATATTAGTTACGGGAAGCACCTGGTTGGCGGGCCTGATGAACAAATACCCGCTCATAATTTACGTTGGTGCTGGTGTACTGGCACATACGGCGCTCAAGATGATCTTTCATGATGGGGGGTTAGCGCTGGCAGAATATGTAGGAGTTGTGGCGGCCGCGGCTATTCCGGTTCTGGCCGGTATAATGGTTGTAGCGTGGGGGGTTGTAGAGATCAAGAAAAAATCCCGGGGGGACCGGACGGCGTTTTCCAGAGATCCCTAAGCTTAGTAAAACGGGTGACCCCAGAAACTATAATATCATGCACTTTGGGAGGAGGGATGGAGGGATTATAAACCCGGAGACGTCCAATTTTGAATTGCTGCCTTGGGCAGTGGCGGGATATATTTGTCCTAAAAAAGGTTTAGCAAAAATTTTTGGAGGGTCTTGACAAAGGCCCTTCCATATGATGTTCTCCTCTATTGTCTTAACCGCCGCCACTACCCATAACGTACCCATCGTTGGCCTCCATGTGGATACCACTTCCATCGTCCCTTCGCCTGCGAGGCCGACGCCAGGAAGGCCATAGAAATTTTCCGCCAGGAACACCGCCATCAACCTTTTATCTTAAATGACACAATTACTGAAGAATTAGTAAGCAGCTACCCCAAACCGGGGCGGCCCAGGAAAGGGACGGCGCTCCAGAATAAGGTTGTTTATTATGCCCACATCCAGGTGGAAGAAGATCAACAAGCAATGGCCCACGAGAAAGACCTGGCTTCCACCTTCGTCCTCATTACCAATCTGATGGACACGGAAAAATATCCCGACCCGAAAGTGCTCAAAGAGTATAAAGAACAACATGCCGTCGAGAAGCAGTTCCGTTTTCTGAAACAGCCGGTCCTCCTGGGACCTA includes:
- a CDS encoding dihydrodipicolinate synthase family protein, whose translation is MSFLLLEGIAMGLKFSAQDVRGIYNIIPTPATPNAHHIDADDTVNYEATYKLVNMLIDEGVDAILTNGTFGEGATLTEKEHIAFVAKVIETAGGRVPVFAGATTLNTRDTIRRGKLFREMGATGLFLGRPMWCECDDNTIVGFYSDIATALPDTPLIIYDNPEAFKGKLSPRVYSRLAGIPNIIASKYIAIGPQYLDDVEACGDSIRLLPLDSDWYYARKWVGEKAPACWTGSGNCGMAVLRALKKAIESGDDAYALEITRDIRYTYKTLFPHGSFKLFSLYNIPLEKARFDAAGLVEAGPARPPYHHVPQDYLEGAREAGRRWAEINKKYSG
- a CDS encoding GntR family transcriptional regulator, translating into MADNRSELAYNKIKEFLLSGVIKPGQKFSAYELSRKLGISRTPITLALKKLEQEKVVDIIPQVGCVFKYPDPQEAREDFLIRAILEGFAAEMATVHANKKEIGELRRIFNNSIACVSSNDRVAYAASNRAFHLKIVQLSQMPRLEELIKNFWATTGYFAASIDFLSQRMELSVQEHGEILRAIEEKEATRARYLVESHLRQCTDAFCKMLLTVKTAPGSNPE
- a CDS encoding sigma 54-interacting transcriptional regulator produces the protein MRVRVGFLSLCLQITAVVRNISSELPEVEVVIEEADPLDDQAPLEAAKRLEQCCDIIITRGGTRSQIMSRIAVPVIELPYTYADVLNALYQARDKGKHIMLILHRSQDHDLGPWPGVLGITITKVLVNYRQEIRAAVRKAKELGAVVVGGNLPVEYASSLNIASHLILSERETILQSLQKAIEIVKATHKEKERAARLQALLDFAHEGIIFLEGNNAVAHVNSAATEILKIPREQLMGRKITEVLKTSSDSLEAILNGQVDSPLTGKLLKLDSLSIMANIVPVRVGTQTAGTVVTFFEAARLRNLEHNFRRQLARRAMTARFTLDDIIGRSKAIAAVKQQAAVFAATDSTVAIYGESGVGKELFAQSIHNLSSRKNGPFVAINCSALPKELMESELFGYEEGAFTGAKKGGKEGLFELAHGGTLFLDEIGTMPLELQSKILRVLQEKEVTRLGGNSLIPVDVRIIVATNRDLKEAVRQGEFRQDLYFRLNVLPLYIPPLRERPEDIPLLFEHFARTFSRRLGRRLNLDNLHNVHLLQEYYWPGNVRELVNFCERFVALAGQQGDQDELLKQLLQESRQEFNPGHGLNLLEKGRWKETWQELEKNLLEQVLAESGMTKTALARSLGISRTALWKKLKEKVPET
- a CDS encoding TRAP transporter small permease, coding for MKLLKFFQTISGICHLLGAIILVFEFLAIVANVVVRAAGNSMVWVEEVTGYATVWAIYLGLAYTLHEGKHVKVELITEKLPPLGKKVFQIIGAVANIIFSVIIAWKAIELIQVAWQTQRLTPLLSWPVYPLMLVLPLGMILFALVALSEGVAAVMLPEGKWKAEETELDEGFEL
- a CDS encoding TRAP transporter large permease; amino-acid sequence: MIIAATVIILIIFLLLGIEIGTAMGLTGMALLYHMYGNGALSVAAKVMFDSLNDMTLLTIPLFVLMGAIMMKGGIGDEIFKFFDSLAGHLPGGAGIATVLSCSVLAAMCGSSVGITAAIGAMAVDNLRKRGYNLELSLGLPSSAGGLGALMPASVGAILYASITDVSVGQMLMAGLIPALVIVVLFSVYTVWAFNHSENKSLGEKHTWAERWQAFKRAFWGLTVPVLLLVGIYGGFATVTEIAAVACFWSLIITMFIYRRLTWKDLLPTFRWGLSVAAMVMYLIATSLLLSNAITQLGVPEMIRAFFVNNNIPLWGFLIITMVYLVILGTALEGASMLLLTMPVLTPVLHAYNYNLIAYGVLFLINVELSLLSPPVGLTVQTVERIAKSLRLPITSTTAWKGCIPFFILYTVAMILVAVFPQLALWLPSTMK
- a CDS encoding TRAP transporter substrate-binding protein produces the protein MKKIGKYFAFVALLSILLLLALTGCGGQPAGDKGSTGKEAQTKKAVIRFSHALPEHHYISNQFKAWADLVMQKANGTLEVQIYPSAQLYKDPDVYEAIMTGGIESGHLYNFNHTRYVPEASAMVAWYLWNTTEEAYQVGIKGPLRAKIDAEMEKKGIKTLAWLPWHLEDFAFITTKEVKVPADMKGLTIRANMPEDVAWYQKWGANPSNISGSELYMALQRGVIQGANATVATSVERKLYEVAPYAVLVPFWDTMSIIGINKSFFDKLAPEQQKALVDAGKEVEGKSVAAAMKDYEEIMKRAQELGIKVYKPTPEEMKLWQAGKDEIRQQVFKDKPQVLEEIKKLEQQLATYRQKK
- a CDS encoding TRAP transporter large permease subunit is translated as MALLTPPVGLNLCAIDGVARGVGFPSTLALVIRGSWPFMVFYGLVMILVGLFPKLALWIPSHMMQ
- a CDS encoding TerC family protein, with protein sequence MGEALTYVGSFLWAVLAIVIIDLALSGDNAAVIGLAIKDLPVEQRKTAAVIGAGGAVVLRVVFTVIATLLLKIRYLSAIGGVILLFITWKLIKQEEEEEKEEKVASNTLFWNAVATIIVADLSMAFDNVMGVAGAAHGNVGLVIFGLALSIPILVTGSTWLAGLMNKYPLIIYVGAGVLAHTALKMIFHDGGLALAEYVGVVAAAAIPVLAGIMVVAWGVVEIKKKSRGDRTAFSRDP